One segment of Ignavibacteria bacterium DNA contains the following:
- a CDS encoding T9SS type A sorting domain-containing protein encodes MKHLLLAAIGLFIVLAAQPIQAQDKPTKAERRAAALDLRSDMRTWFEADVYPSLKKWHQEYDASLSSEDLATLAKYRAEAKQLKDAMRKDMMALKGTMKKGDRDEMHEKMEALREKHHDAMENIIDGVKPIIKRSKVKLRSIFDTNEDQIEAWRDKAREIMKTWSSEHQGMGRGGKKGHGPQGMGLPLMGQDGKHAALKFVLWDGTMPPIEDEMLGNDPLNGQPGQNRNTLGQMKVAPAPSGNAATITVGNVPNGPAKLEIYDMNGTLVRSVNVTATNGTIEQRVDLSDLPAGSYMASVNTAMGRRTAQIIKE; translated from the coding sequence ATGAAACATCTTCTCCTCGCAGCTATCGGACTCTTCATCGTCCTTGCCGCACAGCCCATCCAAGCACAAGACAAGCCGACCAAGGCAGAGCGCAGAGCAGCCGCATTAGACCTGCGCAGTGATATGCGCACATGGTTTGAAGCCGACGTTTACCCATCGCTCAAGAAGTGGCACCAAGAATACGATGCCAGCCTTTCTTCCGAAGACCTCGCAACATTGGCCAAGTATCGCGCAGAGGCAAAACAACTCAAGGATGCCATGCGCAAGGACATGATGGCACTCAAGGGCACCATGAAGAAAGGTGATAGAGACGAAATGCATGAGAAGATGGAAGCCCTCCGGGAGAAGCACCACGATGCTATGGAGAACATCATTGATGGCGTAAAACCTATCATCAAGCGCTCTAAGGTCAAGCTCCGCTCCATCTTTGATACGAACGAGGATCAGATCGAAGCTTGGCGCGATAAAGCCCGGGAGATCATGAAGACCTGGAGCAGTGAACATCAAGGAATGGGTCGTGGTGGCAAGAAAGGTCACGGACCACAAGGAATGGGTCTGCCGCTCATGGGACAAGACGGCAAACACGCAGCCCTCAAGTTCGTGCTTTGGGATGGCACCATGCCCCCTATCGAAGACGAAATGCTTGGCAACGACCCGCTCAATGGTCAGCCCGGTCAGAACCGAAACACCCTTGGTCAGATGAAGGTAGCCCCGGCACCGTCCGGTAATGCTGCAACCATCACCGTAGGCAACGTTCCGAACGGTCCAGCCAAGCTTGAGATCTACGACATGAACGGTACCCTCGTCCGCTCAGTGAACGTCACTGCCACAAACGGCACCATCGAACAACGTGTAGATCTCAGCGACCTCCCCGCCGGCTCCTACATGGCCAGCGTGAATACGGCGATGGGGAGGAGGACAGCTCAGATCATCAAGGAATAG
- a CDS encoding MtnX-like HAD-IB family phosphatase: MAIHLFLDFDGTISQTDVGNELFQRFGEFEPVHTQLMNNEISVAEYYRRSVALLRPDCTPESLTAFALAQQLDAGFAPLVSWARRSNIAVSVVSDGFNLYIEPLLDRSGMRNELRVWCNTLVWNGTAFTVAFPGATESCTCFCASCKRNVVIASVADDDIAIYVGDGRSDSCAVEHADIVFAKGTLAAECTRKGIPHHHFHTLAEVMIILQRKVVEGALRPRRQAVLARKRAIEAE; encoded by the coding sequence ATGGCCATTCATCTCTTCCTCGACTTCGACGGCACGATCTCCCAGACCGACGTAGGCAACGAACTGTTTCAGCGCTTCGGTGAGTTCGAGCCAGTCCACACGCAGCTGATGAACAACGAGATCTCCGTGGCAGAATACTACCGGCGGTCCGTTGCTTTGCTTCGTCCGGATTGCACTCCCGAATCCCTAACGGCCTTTGCGCTCGCACAACAACTCGATGCCGGTTTTGCTCCGCTCGTTTCTTGGGCACGCCGTTCGAACATCGCAGTGTCTGTAGTGAGTGATGGATTCAACCTCTACATCGAGCCCCTTCTCGATCGCAGCGGAATGCGAAATGAACTCCGGGTGTGGTGCAACACTCTCGTCTGGAATGGAACAGCATTTACCGTTGCCTTTCCCGGAGCCACCGAATCGTGTACGTGTTTCTGTGCGTCATGCAAGCGCAACGTCGTGATCGCAAGTGTTGCTGACGATGACATCGCCATCTATGTGGGAGACGGACGTTCAGACTCCTGTGCTGTGGAACATGCCGACATCGTTTTTGCCAAGGGCACGTTGGCAGCGGAATGCACACGCAAGGGCATACCGCATCATCATTTCCATACCCTCGCAGAAGTGATGATCATCCTCCAGAGAAAGGTTGTAGAGGGGGCTCTCCGACCCCGACGTCAGGCCGTGCTCGCAAGGAAGCGCGCCATAGAGGCAGAATAG
- a CDS encoding phosphatidate cytidylyltransferase codes for MTNLTKRILVGLVGIPSAIGIVYIGGWLYAGAVIILTTLALRELYGLAESKHAAPNVSLGLAWSVGMQILVAKSVFTYPGGEGALGAAIDVAVLMVLGTIVTLATELFRNKPNALLNTALTVFGVSFITLALSCLLLLRQTTHDSFIGEWGNLGTSLVATLFVTIWAADSVAYFVGMSIGKHKLFPRVSPKKSWEGAIGGLVGSTAAFYGMALWIMPELDSAAAAACGAMVGVVGPLGDLAESLLKRDAVVKDSGGLLPGHGGVFDRFDSMLFAAPVMIIIVYYKNIVTLFLP; via the coding sequence ATGACGAACCTCACAAAACGAATTCTTGTCGGCTTGGTGGGAATTCCCTCGGCCATTGGGATCGTATATATCGGTGGTTGGCTGTACGCCGGCGCGGTGATCATTCTTACGACGCTTGCCCTGCGTGAGCTCTATGGTCTGGCAGAATCCAAACACGCAGCCCCTAATGTTTCTCTGGGACTGGCCTGGAGCGTTGGTATGCAGATCTTGGTTGCAAAATCTGTGTTCACCTATCCGGGTGGGGAGGGAGCTCTTGGAGCTGCGATCGATGTTGCTGTTCTAATGGTCCTTGGAACCATCGTCACACTCGCAACGGAACTGTTCCGCAACAAACCGAATGCGCTTTTGAATACGGCATTGACGGTGTTCGGAGTATCATTCATAACACTTGCGTTATCGTGTTTACTCCTGTTGCGCCAGACCACCCATGACTCGTTTATCGGTGAGTGGGGCAACCTCGGTACGTCTCTAGTGGCCACGCTCTTCGTCACGATCTGGGCAGCTGATAGCGTTGCGTATTTCGTTGGGATGAGTATCGGCAAACACAAACTCTTCCCACGCGTGAGTCCAAAGAAGTCTTGGGAAGGGGCTATTGGCGGCCTCGTGGGTTCCACTGCCGCATTCTACGGCATGGCGTTGTGGATCATGCCTGAGCTGGATAGCGCGGCTGCCGCGGCTTGCGGTGCCATGGTTGGGGTTGTTGGACCGTTGGGCGATCTCGCAGAGTCATTGTTGAAACGTGATGCAGTGGTGAAGGACTCCGGCGGATTGCTTCCCGGTCACGGCGGAGTATTCGATCGGTTCGATTCCATGCTCTTTGCAGCACCGGTGATGATCATCATCGTGTATTACAAGAATATTGTCACTCTCTTTCTTCCCTGA
- a CDS encoding cation transporter, whose protein sequence is MLAHVHTGGGHGDHDHHHGHGHIHEHRDIRPLRIAMALTATVFVAQVVGGIFSGSLALLSDAGHVLVDLASLLIAFFGLRLAAKARDQHDIKYTFGLRRIEILAALTNGFLLIGICIYIIVEAIRRLIDADTHVHAESMLAIAIIGFIANAISAMYLHRSEHITTRSAYLHVITDLMSSGGVIIAAIILSITDWEWIDPVISILIALLISKGAIRVIKESSVILMESAPENINPEEVRTAIASINGITNVHDVHVWQLTLNDNTATVHVVSSRPTDDVVRDVRSTLKEKFNIEHVTVQVESDQLHADGECGAC, encoded by the coding sequence ATGTTGGCTCACGTACACACCGGTGGTGGACATGGCGATCATGATCATCATCACGGTCATGGTCATATCCATGAACACCGCGACATTCGCCCCCTACGAATAGCAATGGCGTTGACCGCCACGGTCTTTGTTGCCCAGGTGGTAGGTGGGATCTTCTCCGGTAGTCTTGCTCTTCTCTCCGATGCCGGCCATGTGCTTGTGGATCTTGCATCCTTGCTCATCGCCTTCTTCGGACTGCGGCTTGCAGCAAAGGCTCGGGACCAGCACGATATCAAGTACACGTTCGGACTGCGTCGAATAGAGATCCTTGCCGCTCTTACGAATGGCTTCCTCCTGATCGGCATATGCATCTATATCATCGTTGAGGCTATTCGACGGCTCATTGATGCAGATACGCATGTACATGCAGAATCGATGCTTGCCATCGCCATCATTGGCTTCATCGCCAACGCCATCAGCGCAATGTATCTGCATCGTTCAGAGCACATCACCACTCGCAGCGCCTACCTCCATGTGATCACGGATCTTATGTCGAGCGGCGGTGTGATCATCGCTGCCATCATCCTCTCGATCACGGATTGGGAATGGATAGATCCAGTGATATCGATCCTCATCGCCCTACTCATTTCGAAGGGGGCTATCCGGGTTATTAAGGAGTCGAGTGTGATCCTCATGGAATCCGCTCCCGAAAACATCAATCCTGAGGAAGTACGGACAGCCATCGCATCGATCAACGGCATCACGAATGTCCATGACGTTCATGTGTGGCAGCTTACTCTCAACGACAATACCGCAACCGTACACGTTGTTTCGTCGAGACCAACCGATGATGTGGTTCGAGACGTACGCTCAACGTTGAAGGAGAAGTTCAACATCGAACACGTAACAGTTCAAGTCGAAAGCGATCAGCTCCATGCCGATGGCGAGTGTGGCGCATGTTAA
- a CDS encoding OmpA family protein — MNTSVVCLALVIFSQVFLVAQTDRGGNTWYFGNMAGLRFEKDGPVAITDGQMNTVEGCATLSDKNGSLMLYTDGVTVWGRDHKPLPNGTGLKGNASSTQSGVIVPDPADSMLCYVFTVDVMGGKGGFCYSKVDLRKNNGIGEVTTKNVPIRAVVTERLTAVRHRNGRDTWLIVHGIGDEAFYAYLLTAAGIATQPTVSMVGTKHDGGEDATIGALKSSADGSQIAVAIKSKKIVDLFDFDNATGVLKNPIVLVPGDDGLTYGIEFSPSGRYLYISTGSAKNIMQYDLLAGSTESIQRSGIKIGTTETWCGSLQLGPDRKIYVSGFDLDHLSRIEQPDSAGTACTFTVNAIVLKSGRSQLGLPTFNQSYFIQENFVSDAGTFTGKVERGKTFILTKILFESGKADLEPTSFTELDNVVKVLRTKPELSIMLTGNTDNVGNKSDNLDLSLRRANAVRDYLIKKGIAADRLSTKGLGMASPISTNSTEEGRRLNRRVEMKVL, encoded by the coding sequence ATGAACACTTCCGTTGTCTGTCTCGCTTTGGTGATCTTCTCCCAGGTATTTCTCGTTGCTCAGACGGATAGAGGGGGCAATACCTGGTACTTCGGGAACATGGCCGGCCTCCGCTTTGAAAAGGATGGTCCGGTTGCCATAACGGATGGACAGATGAACACCGTTGAGGGCTGTGCTACGCTCAGCGATAAGAACGGTTCGTTGATGTTGTATACCGACGGCGTCACGGTCTGGGGTAGGGACCACAAGCCCCTTCCCAACGGCACCGGATTGAAGGGAAATGCCAGCAGCACACAAAGTGGCGTGATCGTGCCGGATCCCGCAGACTCCATGTTGTGTTATGTCTTCACCGTTGATGTGATGGGTGGCAAGGGTGGATTCTGCTACAGCAAGGTGGATCTCCGCAAGAACAATGGCATAGGCGAGGTCACAACAAAGAACGTTCCAATCCGAGCAGTTGTCACGGAGCGACTCACTGCAGTACGCCATCGAAACGGTCGCGACACCTGGCTCATCGTGCACGGCATCGGCGATGAGGCTTTCTATGCCTATCTACTCACTGCAGCAGGCATTGCAACGCAACCCACCGTATCGATGGTTGGGACCAAACATGATGGTGGCGAGGATGCAACGATCGGTGCATTGAAATCAAGCGCGGATGGTTCGCAGATAGCAGTTGCGATTAAATCAAAGAAGATCGTGGACCTCTTCGACTTCGACAATGCAACCGGTGTGCTAAAGAACCCGATCGTACTTGTTCCCGGCGACGATGGGCTTACCTATGGCATTGAATTCAGTCCGAGCGGCAGGTATCTCTACATCTCCACAGGCTCTGCAAAGAACATAATGCAGTATGATCTTCTCGCCGGATCAACAGAGTCCATACAACGCTCCGGGATCAAGATCGGTACAACCGAAACGTGGTGTGGTAGCCTGCAGTTGGGCCCTGACAGAAAGATCTACGTTAGCGGATTCGATCTCGACCATCTCTCCCGCATTGAGCAGCCGGATAGCGCCGGCACTGCCTGCACCTTCACTGTCAACGCCATTGTGTTGAAGTCCGGCAGGTCTCAACTCGGACTGCCAACCTTCAACCAGAGCTACTTCATTCAAGAGAATTTCGTCTCTGATGCAGGCACATTTACGGGCAAGGTTGAACGTGGCAAGACCTTCATCCTCACAAAGATCCTCTTCGAAAGCGGAAAGGCAGATCTTGAACCAACGTCGTTCACGGAACTCGATAACGTTGTCAAGGTACTTCGCACAAAACCCGAGCTTTCCATCATGCTCACGGGCAACACCGACAACGTTGGCAATAAGAGCGACAACCTCGATCTGTCACTTCGTCGCGCCAATGCCGTTCGTGACTACCTCATCAAAAAAGGCATCGCCGCCGATCGTCTTTCAACAAAGGGGCTCGGCATGGCCAGTCCGATCAGCACAAACTCTACCGAAGAAGGCCGCAGACTCAACCGCCGTGTAGAGATGAAAGTGTTGTAA
- a CDS encoding DUF1501 domain-containing protein produces the protein MKRRTFLRNSASAAALPVLLNGLPVTAFGRSPLLDALDAAPCEDRVLVLVQLNGGNDGLNTLIPLDQYAEYTAARSNIAIEEAKVLKLTNEAGLHPQMTGLSQMYHNGLVRVVQAVGYPTPNYSHFRSTDIWLSASDSEEVISTGWMGRYLEHAYPGFPLGYPNASMPDPLAIQVGSVISPGLEGTTANMGMAFTDPNSYFNITNQNTPVGVGRRAGTELRYIRDVGQQIERFATPVKNAAARAKNKSTLYPAAKTNLVADQLKIVAQLIAGGLKTRIYIVNHSGFDTHSYQTQGGPGNPIPHGTLLEQLSIAINAFQDDLKLLGVEDRVVGMTFSEFGRRIKSNSSGGTDHGAAAPVFLFGSNVKNGVLGNNPTIPQSVTTEDNVPMQFDFRSVYATLLRDWFCVDPSTVNTLLNRDFGKLDLIEGASTTSVMDQLADTGSALFIAPNPATSFVSVGFSAPQGRVSIGLFDATGRQIATAGEIMHDGTASSIRLDVSALPSGNYYVRLQHISGATVRPLIVQR, from the coding sequence ATGAAACGCAGAACCTTCTTACGAAACAGCGCCTCAGCAGCAGCACTACCCGTTCTTTTGAATGGACTTCCTGTAACAGCATTCGGTCGATCACCGCTCCTTGACGCACTCGATGCAGCACCGTGCGAAGATCGCGTGCTCGTACTCGTGCAGCTCAATGGCGGTAACGACGGACTCAACACGCTCATCCCGTTGGATCAATACGCAGAATACACTGCGGCACGTTCCAACATTGCGATCGAAGAGGCAAAGGTCTTGAAGTTGACCAATGAGGCCGGACTCCATCCGCAGATGACGGGGCTCTCGCAGATGTATCACAATGGCCTTGTACGTGTAGTGCAGGCCGTTGGATATCCAACGCCGAACTACTCGCACTTCCGATCAACGGACATCTGGCTTTCAGCCTCGGACTCAGAAGAAGTGATCAGCACGGGCTGGATGGGGAGATATCTCGAACACGCCTATCCCGGCTTCCCCCTTGGTTACCCCAATGCATCTATGCCTGATCCGCTTGCCATCCAAGTTGGATCCGTGATCTCTCCCGGACTTGAGGGCACAACGGCCAATATGGGCATGGCCTTCACCGATCCGAACTCCTACTTCAACATCACCAATCAGAACACACCTGTGGGAGTTGGTCGCAGAGCAGGTACCGAGTTGAGGTACATCCGTGATGTAGGTCAACAGATCGAGCGATTCGCAACCCCTGTCAAGAATGCAGCCGCACGGGCAAAGAACAAGTCGACACTCTACCCTGCGGCAAAGACAAATCTTGTTGCCGACCAACTCAAGATCGTTGCACAGCTTATCGCTGGTGGACTCAAGACACGCATCTACATCGTCAATCACAGCGGCTTTGATACACACTCGTATCAGACACAGGGTGGTCCGGGCAACCCGATTCCCCACGGCACCTTGCTCGAACAACTCAGCATTGCGATCAATGCCTTCCAAGACGATCTCAAGCTCCTTGGTGTGGAAGATCGCGTAGTAGGCATGACGTTCTCCGAATTCGGACGTCGTATAAAGTCTAACAGCTCCGGTGGAACTGACCACGGCGCTGCAGCACCTGTCTTCCTCTTCGGTTCCAACGTCAAGAACGGTGTACTTGGAAACAATCCAACTATTCCACAGAGCGTTACCACTGAAGACAACGTTCCGATGCAGTTCGACTTCCGCAGTGTCTATGCCACACTCTTGCGTGATTGGTTCTGTGTTGATCCGTCCACTGTGAACACCCTTCTCAACCGTGACTTCGGCAAACTCGATCTCATTGAGGGGGCTTCTACGACCTCAGTGATGGATCAGCTCGCCGATACCGGAAGCGCGTTGTTCATCGCACCTAATCCTGCAACGTCGTTCGTTTCGGTTGGATTCTCTGCACCGCAAGGCAGGGTGAGTATCGGACTCTTTGATGCAACCGGACGTCAGATCGCCACTGCCGGTGAGATCATGCATGACGGTACGGCTTCTTCCATTAGACTGGACGTATCCGCCCTTCCGTCCGGCAACTACTACGTCAGACTCCAACACATCTCCGGAGCAACGGTTCGCCCCTTGATCGTGCAGAGATAG
- a CDS encoding DUF1800 domain-containing protein — protein sequence MAIPVYAGPWGRAQAAHLVRRTMFGATPTDISNALGMGLSASVNVLLGTTSPPTEPIAYLKTGAVAEGLPWTESTYESGAENVRLAFLQTWWIDLMLNQNFSVREKMVLFWSNHFSTGSQQVKDARYMYRQNTVLRDLALGSVKDLVREITFDPAMLRYLSGNTNTKKSPNENYGRELQELFTIGKGVEVAPGDYTYYTEADVKAAARVLTGWSDVQSGISAKFTAGNHDVGTKTFSARYGGRTITGRNTETGARQEIDELITMIFDQSETARAIVRKLYRWFVDYVITAETERDIIEPLATTLRSNDFEIKPVLSELLMSAHFFDNERIGCAIKTPADLVIGTIRLFHVPDIYPDDMKLMHWAYRTLRRTMGTMQMDILTPPNVAGWPAYHQAPTFHEMWVNSDTLQKRVKFTNDLMKDGIQLDESYEKSYADVFVIKDWLSDPQDPAKLVDELSDILFPVAILPEQRQALVDIVLEGQPSTAWSTAWAQWEGAPDDEALRAVVESRLRNLLKFMLAMAENQVC from the coding sequence ATGGCGATACCTGTCTATGCCGGCCCGTGGGGCAGGGCTCAGGCTGCACATCTTGTGCGCCGAACAATGTTCGGTGCAACACCGACAGACATTTCCAATGCACTTGGCATGGGGCTTTCCGCCTCTGTTAACGTCTTATTGGGGACCACATCGCCCCCTACAGAGCCGATAGCGTACCTAAAGACGGGGGCTGTAGCTGAAGGTCTGCCCTGGACGGAGTCCACCTATGAATCCGGCGCAGAGAATGTGCGACTTGCCTTTCTGCAGACGTGGTGGATAGACCTGATGTTGAATCAGAACTTTTCGGTTCGCGAGAAGATGGTGTTGTTCTGGTCCAACCACTTCTCAACCGGTTCTCAGCAGGTGAAGGACGCACGGTATATGTACCGTCAGAACACTGTCCTGCGCGACCTAGCACTAGGAAGCGTGAAGGACCTTGTGCGCGAGATCACGTTCGATCCGGCCATGCTCCGCTACCTCAGCGGAAACACGAACACGAAGAAGTCGCCGAATGAGAACTACGGCAGAGAACTTCAAGAACTATTCACCATCGGGAAGGGTGTAGAGGTTGCTCCTGGCGACTACACCTATTACACCGAAGCCGACGTAAAGGCAGCTGCTCGGGTCCTCACGGGATGGTCGGACGTTCAGTCCGGCATCTCTGCGAAGTTCACAGCAGGCAATCACGATGTAGGTACCAAGACCTTCTCAGCACGCTACGGAGGCCGAACGATCACCGGACGCAACACGGAAACGGGCGCACGTCAGGAGATCGACGAGCTTATCACGATGATCTTCGATCAATCGGAGACCGCACGCGCGATCGTCCGCAAACTCTACCGATGGTTCGTTGACTACGTCATAACGGCTGAGACGGAACGAGATATCATTGAGCCCCTTGCCACTACTCTTCGATCGAATGACTTCGAGATCAAGCCGGTACTCTCAGAACTCCTGATGAGTGCACACTTCTTTGACAACGAGCGTATCGGATGCGCCATAAAGACACCGGCCGATCTTGTCATCGGCACGATCAGGTTGTTCCATGTGCCGGATATCTATCCGGATGATATGAAGCTCATGCACTGGGCCTATCGGACACTGCGCCGTACAATGGGTACAATGCAAATGGACATCCTTACACCACCCAATGTTGCGGGATGGCCTGCTTACCATCAAGCTCCAACGTTCCATGAGATGTGGGTGAACTCGGACACGTTGCAGAAACGTGTGAAGTTCACCAATGACCTGATGAAGGACGGCATCCAGCTCGATGAATCATACGAAAAGTCCTACGCCGATGTCTTCGTGATCAAGGACTGGCTGAGCGACCCACAAGACCCTGCAAAGCTGGTTGACGAACTCTCTGACATCCTCTTCCCTGTTGCAATTCTGCCCGAACAACGTCAGGCACTTGTCGACATCGTCTTGGAAGGTCAACCCTCCACCGCTTGGTCTACTGCATGGGCCCAATGGGAAGGGGCTCCGGATGACGAAGCACTGCGCGCTGTTGTGGAGTCACGTCTGCGCAACCTCTTAAAATTCATGTTGGCCATGGCCGAAAATCAAGTCTGTTGA
- a CDS encoding carboxymuconolactone decarboxylase family protein, with amino-acid sequence MSTYYDPKDLGKFGEIAEFQPALAEKFFSWYGDVFAEGALTQREKSLIALAVAHAVQCPYCIDAYSTDSLQKGATEEMMMEAVHVAAAIRGGASLVHGVMMMNKVKEVTM; translated from the coding sequence ATGTCTACCTACTACGACCCCAAAGACCTTGGAAAATTCGGCGAGATCGCCGAATTCCAACCTGCACTGGCTGAAAAGTTCTTCTCATGGTACGGCGATGTCTTTGCAGAGGGGGCTTTGACCCAACGCGAGAAGTCGCTCATCGCTCTGGCCGTTGCCCATGCGGTGCAGTGCCCGTATTGCATTGACGCCTATTCCACGGACAGTCTGCAGAAGGGTGCCACGGAGGAGATGATGATGGAGGCCGTACACGTGGCTGCAGCCATACGCGGCGGTGCGTCCCTCGTCCATGGCGTGATGATGATGAACAAGGTCAAAGAAGTGACGATGTAA
- the arsS gene encoding arsenosugar biosynthesis radical SAM protein ArsS (Some members of this family are selenoproteins.) encodes MAQATTSLHRRGADLANAAFQLNVLHHGDSVENLPSFAEKLRPSGLMPLRPLSPEILQVNVGKMCNQACKHCHVDAGPDRTEIMSRETMHQCLDVLARTDIGTVDLTGGAPEMNPDFRWFVDEIHALGRKVIVRCNLTIIVSNPKYRDLPKFYAERGVHVVSSLPFYDAKHTDRQRGGGVFDDSMEAMRLLNAEGYGVRGSGLVLDLVYNPLGALLPGPQASLEKEFKRVLSDKHGVAFNSLICITNMPISRFLEYLIDSGNYGKYMETLVNAFNPAAALNVMCRNTISVGWDGQLYDCDFNQMLELPVASSSKHISTFDVEKLNSRAIVIDQHCYGCTAGAGSSCGGQLT; translated from the coding sequence ATGGCACAAGCAACCACTAGTTTACATCGACGCGGCGCCGACCTCGCCAACGCCGCGTTCCAGCTCAACGTTCTGCATCACGGCGATTCGGTAGAGAACCTCCCATCGTTCGCTGAAAAGCTCAGACCAAGCGGTTTGATGCCACTTCGCCCCCTATCACCGGAGATACTTCAGGTGAACGTGGGGAAGATGTGCAATCAGGCGTGCAAACACTGTCACGTTGATGCCGGGCCTGACCGAACGGAGATCATGTCGCGCGAGACCATGCATCAATGTTTGGACGTCCTTGCGCGCACGGACATCGGCACGGTGGATCTCACCGGTGGTGCTCCGGAGATGAATCCGGACTTCCGGTGGTTTGTGGACGAGATCCATGCGCTGGGTCGTAAAGTGATCGTGCGCTGTAATCTCACCATCATCGTTTCGAATCCGAAGTACCGAGATCTTCCGAAGTTCTATGCTGAGCGCGGAGTACACGTAGTATCATCGCTTCCGTTCTACGACGCAAAACACACGGACCGTCAGCGCGGTGGTGGTGTGTTCGATGACTCCATGGAAGCAATGCGTCTGCTCAATGCCGAAGGCTATGGAGTAAGGGGCTCTGGACTCGTGTTGGATCTCGTGTACAATCCGTTGGGTGCGTTGTTGCCTGGTCCACAAGCATCTCTTGAGAAAGAATTCAAACGTGTGCTTTCAGACAAGCACGGTGTTGCGTTCAATTCGCTGATCTGCATCACCAACATGCCGATCTCGCGTTTCCTTGAATACCTCATCGACAGCGGTAACTATGGTAAGTACATGGAGACGTTGGTGAATGCCTTCAACCCGGCAGCCGCGCTGAATGTGATGTGCAGGAATACGATCTCTGTGGGATGGGACGGACAGCTCTATGATTGTGATTTCAATCAGATGTTAGAGCTTCCTGTAGCATCATCCTCCAAGCATATCTCAACGTTCGATGTTGAAAAGCTCAATTCGCGAGCCATCGTCATTGATCAGCATTGTTATGGATGTACGGCCGGCGCCGGGTCCAGCTGCGGCGGACAACTGACGTAA